One stretch of Chryseobacterium fluminis DNA includes these proteins:
- a CDS encoding AMP-binding protein — protein MQLSYVHGASEIPLLGETIGSNLKHTVEKFPNHEALVCIHQSYRATYQEFYNQTTAVAKALIFLGVKTGDRVGVWSTNRYEWVLLQYATARIGAVLVNINPAYRTSELIFVINQSEMSHIFSSLAFKSSDYKKMITDAREFCITLKSEIFFDDNWEEFLNNGQEISDDILHSFEEYVQFDDPVNIQYTSGTTGFPKGVTLSHHNILNNGYFIGVRLRYSEKDRVCIPVPFYHCFGMVIGNICCTAHGACMVIPNDSFDPGITLKTVSEEKCTSLYGVPTMFIAELAVKDFERFDFSSLRTGVMAGSVCPPEIMKKVESLMNIKEMSICYGMTETSPVSTQTLIGTPFEKQVNTVGTVQDHLEIKIVDEQGRTVGRGEHGELCTRGYSVMLKYWNDPENTKKVLDDARWMHTGDMAVMDEEGYITISGRIKDLIIRGGENISPKEIEDFLYTYPNILDVQIIGVPSEKFGEEVMAWVKLRKGFEVTEEELLSYCKDRIAHYKVPKYWKFVDEFPMTISGKIRKVEMREISVKELGLEKIKM, from the coding sequence ATGCAATTATCATATGTTCACGGTGCTTCAGAGATTCCATTATTGGGAGAAACGATCGGAAGTAACTTAAAACACACGGTTGAAAAATTTCCCAATCACGAAGCTTTAGTTTGTATACATCAAAGCTACAGGGCTACTTATCAGGAATTTTATAATCAGACTACCGCTGTCGCCAAGGCGCTTATCTTTTTGGGTGTGAAGACCGGGGACCGCGTAGGAGTATGGTCTACCAACCGTTACGAATGGGTTCTTCTGCAGTATGCCACTGCAAGGATAGGAGCTGTTTTAGTGAATATCAATCCTGCTTACCGGACCAGTGAGCTTATCTTTGTGATCAATCAGTCGGAAATGTCACATATTTTCTCCTCGCTGGCTTTCAAATCCAGCGATTATAAAAAAATGATTACCGACGCCAGGGAATTCTGCATCACTCTAAAATCAGAAATTTTCTTTGATGACAATTGGGAAGAATTCCTGAACAACGGTCAGGAAATCTCTGATGATATATTACACAGCTTTGAGGAATACGTACAGTTTGATGACCCTGTAAACATTCAGTATACTTCGGGAACAACCGGCTTTCCCAAAGGGGTCACACTTTCCCATCATAATATCCTGAATAACGGCTATTTTATCGGTGTACGGCTGAGGTATTCCGAAAAAGACAGAGTCTGCATTCCGGTTCCGTTTTATCACTGTTTCGGAATGGTGATCGGAAATATATGCTGTACTGCCCACGGGGCCTGTATGGTAATTCCGAATGACAGTTTTGATCCCGGAATTACCCTGAAAACAGTTTCTGAGGAAAAGTGCACATCACTTTACGGAGTACCCACGATGTTTATTGCAGAGCTGGCGGTAAAAGATTTTGAAAGATTTGATTTCTCCAGTTTAAGAACAGGAGTCATGGCCGGATCTGTCTGCCCTCCGGAGATCATGAAAAAGGTAGAAAGCCTCATGAATATTAAAGAAATGAGCATTTGCTACGGCATGACCGAAACCTCTCCCGTTTCTACCCAGACTTTAATAGGCACTCCTTTTGAAAAACAGGTGAATACCGTGGGAACCGTCCAGGACCACCTTGAAATAAAAATTGTGGATGAGCAAGGGAGAACGGTCGGACGCGGTGAACATGGTGAATTGTGCACAAGAGGGTACTCTGTCATGCTGAAGTACTGGAATGATCCTGAAAATACAAAAAAGGTGCTTGATGATGCCCGGTGGATGCACACCGGCGATATGGCGGTGATGGATGAAGAAGGATATATTACCATTTCAGGAAGAATAAAAGACCTGATTATCCGGGGTGGCGAAAATATTTCACCTAAGGAGATTGAAGATTTTTTGTATACCTATCCTAATATTCTTGATGTTCAGATTATCGGTGTTCCGAGTGAAAAATTCGGGGAAGAAGTCATGGCATGGGTGAAGCTGAGAAAAGGATTTGAGGTAACCGAAGAAGAATTATTAAGCTATTGTAAAGACAGGATTGCCCACTATAAAGTTCCGAAATACTGGAAATTTGTAGATGAGTTCCCTATGACGATTTCAGGAAAAATACGGAAGGTAGAAATGCGTGAAATTTCCGTAAAAGAACTCGGTTTAGAGAAAATAAAAATGTAA
- the rpoN gene encoding RNA polymerase factor sigma-54, whose translation MLKQHLQLKLGQKLAPQQIQLMKLIQLHTLEFEEELERELEENPALEIAKDESKEDEYSSLEESYENEGTESIETDFDVNDYLYDDEPTYKTASSNYSPDDEEFDNESLLTEGQSLYDYLNEQIHLSSINEEDLKIAEYIIGNLDTDGYLRREIKSLVDDLAFSQGLYTTKEKVEDILENYVQKLDPPGVGARGLQECLLLQIEKKVSSDKAVSLAANILRYQFDALTNKHYNKIIQKYDIEEDDLKDALDEISKLSPKVGGNFDTQTITINQEIIPDFVIQVKDGVVIPMLNSKNAPTLRVSEEYKDILTTYSHDKNSSEHKQAALFIKQKLDAAKWYIDAINQRQNTLLQTITAIVKFQKDYFITGDEKSLRPMILKDIADITGFDISTISRVVKSKYADTPNGIVYLKDLFSDSLTNDDGEEVSTKEIKTHLQEVISKENKRKPLTDDALVVILKEQGYNIARRTIAKYREQLNIPVARLRKEL comes from the coding sequence ATGCTTAAACAACACTTACAACTCAAATTAGGACAGAAGTTGGCACCTCAGCAAATTCAGCTAATGAAGTTGATCCAGCTTCACACGTTGGAATTTGAAGAGGAACTCGAAAGAGAGTTAGAAGAAAATCCTGCCTTGGAGATCGCAAAAGATGAATCGAAGGAAGATGAATATTCTTCTTTGGAAGAATCGTATGAAAATGAAGGAACAGAAAGCATTGAAACTGATTTTGATGTGAATGATTATCTCTACGACGATGAACCCACCTATAAAACTGCATCCAGCAACTATTCTCCGGATGACGAAGAATTTGACAATGAAAGTCTGTTAACAGAAGGGCAGTCTCTGTATGATTATCTTAACGAGCAGATTCACTTATCAAGCATTAATGAGGAGGATCTTAAGATTGCAGAATATATTATCGGAAACCTTGATACGGACGGATATCTGAGAAGGGAGATAAAATCTCTTGTGGATGATCTTGCCTTTTCACAGGGTTTGTACACCACAAAAGAGAAAGTGGAAGATATCCTTGAAAACTATGTGCAGAAACTGGATCCGCCCGGAGTAGGCGCAAGAGGATTACAGGAATGTCTCCTTTTGCAGATCGAAAAGAAAGTAAGCTCCGATAAAGCGGTTTCTTTAGCGGCCAATATCCTGCGATACCAGTTTGATGCCTTAACCAATAAACACTACAATAAGATCATTCAGAAATATGATATTGAAGAAGATGATCTTAAAGACGCATTGGACGAAATTTCAAAATTGTCTCCCAAAGTCGGAGGTAATTTTGATACCCAGACCATCACCATCAATCAGGAAATTATTCCGGATTTTGTAATCCAGGTAAAAGATGGGGTGGTGATCCCGATGCTGAACAGTAAGAATGCACCTACTCTGAGGGTTTCTGAAGAATATAAAGATATCCTGACGACGTATTCCCATGATAAGAATTCTTCTGAGCATAAACAGGCCGCTTTATTTATCAAGCAGAAACTGGATGCTGCCAAATGGTATATTGATGCCATTAATCAGCGTCAGAATACTTTATTGCAGACCATTACTGCAATTGTAAAGTTTCAGAAAGACTATTTTATCACCGGTGATGAAAAATCTTTAAGACCTATGATTTTAAAAGACATCGCTGACATTACGGGCTTTGATATTTCTACGATTTCCAGAGTGGTAAAAAGTAAATATGCTGATACTCCAAACGGAATTGTTTATCTGAAAGACCTGTTCTCAGACAGTCTTACCAATGACGACGGGGAAGAGGTCTCTACAAAAGAAATCAAGACACATCTTCAGGAAGTTATCAGCAAAGAAAATAAGAGAAAGCCTCTTACCGATGATGCTCTGGTAGTGATCCTGAAAGAACAGGGGTACAATATTGCCAGAAGAACGATTGCCAAATACCGTGAGCAGCTCAATATTCCGGTGGCGAGATTAAGAAAAGAACTGTAA
- the asnS gene encoding asparagine--tRNA ligase, which translates to MKKQTIKEILQDYKKVLHHDITVYGWVRTFRANRFIALNDGSTINNLQIVVDFENFDEEIISKISTAASLKVVGEVVESQGAGQAVEIIAKKIIILGDNFTEDRDKTILQPKKHSLETLRDQAHLRFRTNLFGAVFRVRHAVSFAVHSFFNQNQFFYINTPVITGADAEGAGEMFGVTNFDLNNIPRGEDGEIDYAQDFFGKKTNLTVSGQLEGETAAMGLGRIYTFGPTFRAENSNTTRHLAEFWMIEPEVAFNNLEDNIDLAEDFLKYVIQYVLDHCKDDLEFLDKRFEEEQKGKAEKDRAKEGLIEKLQNVIAKRFKRVSYTEAIEILMNSKENKKGKFQYPVESWGTDLQSEHERYLVEKHFESPVVLFDYPKEIKAFYMKLNDDNKTVAAMDVLFPGIGEIIGGSEREARLDVLQQKMADMHVDEHELWWYLDTRKFGSVPHAGFGLGLERLVLFVTGMTNIRDVIPFPRTPKNAEF; encoded by the coding sequence ATGAAAAAGCAGACAATTAAGGAAATCCTGCAGGATTACAAGAAGGTATTACATCATGACATTACGGTTTACGGTTGGGTAAGAACGTTCCGTGCAAATCGCTTTATTGCGCTGAATGATGGTTCTACAATTAATAATTTGCAGATCGTTGTTGATTTTGAGAATTTCGACGAAGAGATTATCAGTAAGATCAGTACGGCAGCTTCTCTGAAAGTTGTCGGTGAAGTGGTGGAAAGCCAGGGGGCAGGTCAGGCTGTTGAAATTATTGCTAAAAAAATTATTATTTTAGGAGATAATTTTACCGAAGACAGAGACAAAACCATCCTTCAGCCTAAGAAGCATTCTTTGGAAACGCTGAGAGATCAGGCTCACCTGAGATTCAGAACCAATTTATTCGGAGCTGTTTTCAGAGTACGCCACGCCGTAAGCTTTGCAGTACATTCTTTTTTCAACCAGAACCAGTTTTTTTATATCAATACACCGGTGATTACGGGTGCTGATGCAGAAGGTGCGGGTGAAATGTTCGGAGTTACCAACTTTGATCTCAACAACATTCCGAGAGGAGAAGATGGTGAGATCGATTATGCTCAGGATTTTTTCGGTAAAAAGACCAATTTAACGGTTTCAGGGCAGCTTGAAGGAGAAACCGCAGCGATGGGATTGGGAAGAATTTATACTTTCGGACCAACCTTCCGTGCCGAGAACTCAAACACGACCAGACACCTTGCCGAATTCTGGATGATTGAGCCGGAAGTGGCGTTCAATAATCTGGAAGATAATATTGATCTTGCAGAAGACTTCCTGAAATATGTGATTCAGTATGTTTTAGATCACTGCAAAGATGATCTGGAGTTTCTGGACAAGCGTTTTGAAGAAGAACAAAAAGGAAAAGCAGAAAAAGACAGAGCTAAAGAGGGACTGATCGAAAAACTTCAGAATGTTATTGCGAAACGCTTCAAAAGAGTTAGCTATACTGAAGCGATTGAGATCCTGATGAACTCGAAGGAAAATAAAAAAGGAAAATTCCAGTATCCGGTTGAAAGCTGGGGAACCGACCTTCAGTCTGAGCACGAAAGATATCTCGTTGAAAAGCACTTTGAAAGCCCGGTCGTGTTATTTGATTATCCTAAAGAAATTAAAGCATTCTATATGAAGCTTAATGACGATAACAAGACTGTTGCAGCTATGGATGTTCTTTTCCCGGGAATCGGAGAGATTATCGGAGGTTCGGAAAGAGAGGCAAGGTTGGACGTTCTGCAGCAAAAAATGGCAGATATGCATGTTGATGAGCATGAACTCTGGTGGTATCTTGATACCAGAAAATTCGGATCGGTGCCTCATGCAGGATTTGGATTAGGCCTGGAAAGACTGGTGCTTTTCGTAACGGGGATGACCAACATCAGAGATGTTATTCCTTTCCCCAGAACGCCTAAAAATGCAGAGTTTTAG
- a CDS encoding CDP-alcohol phosphatidyltransferase family protein — protein MKTIPYILIAMRLIMAPIILLSACLRGEESRFLILGLMYFGLFTDIFDGIIARKVGVSSEKLRRLDSQTDLIFWLSLGFASYFLNPDLIKEKWEGILLIFIMEALCYVVSLCKFGKETCTHAFISKMWGLSLLIAFTYLIGFQQAGWAFSLTVILGLVSHIDVILIILLLPKWQYDVPSAYHAWKIRGGKKHKKSIFFN, from the coding sequence ATGAAAACGATTCCCTATATTTTAATCGCCATGCGATTGATAATGGCCCCGATCATCCTTTTATCAGCCTGTCTTAGAGGTGAAGAATCCAGATTCTTAATTTTAGGACTGATGTATTTCGGACTATTCACAGATATCTTCGATGGAATCATAGCCCGGAAAGTGGGCGTTTCTTCCGAAAAATTAAGAAGGTTAGACAGTCAGACCGACCTGATTTTCTGGCTTTCATTAGGTTTTGCTTCCTATTTCTTAAATCCTGACCTGATTAAAGAAAAATGGGAAGGAATTCTTCTCATCTTTATAATGGAAGCATTATGCTATGTCGTAAGCCTCTGTAAGTTTGGAAAAGAAACCTGTACCCATGCTTTTATATCTAAAATGTGGGGATTGAGTTTACTCATTGCCTTTACGTATCTAATAGGATTTCAGCAGGCAGGCTGGGCTTTTTCTCTTACTGTAATTTTAGGGCTTGTTTCTCATATCGATGTGATTCTTATTATTTTATTACTTCCAAAGTGGCAGTATGATGTTCCGAGCGCTTATCATGCCTGGAAAATCCGGGGCGGTAAAAAGCATAAAAAATCGATTTTCTTCAATTAA
- a CDS encoding XRE family transcriptional regulator, with the protein MHQERLLKEIRKRIGNRSLNDEISSILNISYDAAHRRTSLKAKFSFEEALELAKYYQISLNQFITSDHQIVVNRTSAVTETKDLQSFFRNNLSIFENLPLSEEMTIYYSAKDIPFFYTLSDTLLSRFKIYVWMNLLNAKQVFIPFLQFSPPNFETDTKELRKKYEQQNVVELWNDVTVSSILQQIAFYYDTRLLLKKEAQTILDELKELIEYIEQKTERNTKFHLYENELMHLSNDIFFHHPEQSLFALPTNMFGYILINDEKTCSETLNYFEHQIKNSKSLNTSGNRDRKLFFNKMYEQIENLKQNI; encoded by the coding sequence ATGCATCAGGAGCGTCTGCTTAAGGAAATCAGAAAAAGAATCGGGAACAGATCTCTGAACGACGAAATCTCCAGTATTCTCAATATCAGTTATGATGCGGCACACAGAAGGACTTCTTTAAAAGCAAAATTCAGTTTTGAAGAAGCTTTGGAACTGGCAAAATACTATCAGATTTCACTTAATCAGTTTATTACTTCAGATCATCAGATCGTGGTAAACAGAACTTCCGCAGTCACCGAAACGAAAGATTTACAGTCTTTTTTCAGGAATAACCTCAGCATTTTTGAAAATCTGCCGCTTTCCGAGGAGATGACCATCTACTATTCCGCGAAGGATATTCCGTTTTTTTACACGCTTTCAGATACCTTGCTTTCCCGTTTTAAAATCTATGTGTGGATGAACCTGCTGAATGCAAAGCAGGTTTTTATTCCTTTCTTACAGTTTTCCCCTCCAAATTTTGAAACGGATACCAAAGAGTTAAGAAAAAAATATGAGCAGCAGAATGTTGTGGAATTATGGAATGACGTGACGGTTTCAAGCATTTTGCAGCAGATTGCCTTTTATTATGACACCAGGCTATTACTGAAAAAGGAAGCGCAGACCATTTTGGATGAGTTAAAGGAACTGATAGAATATATCGAGCAAAAAACAGAACGAAACACAAAATTTCATTTATACGAAAATGAACTGATGCATCTGTCCAATGACATCTTTTTCCATCATCCGGAACAATCATTATTTGCGTTGCCTACGAATATGTTTGGATATATCCTTATTAATGATGAGAAAACCTGCAGTGAAACGCTGAACTATTTTGAACATCAGATCAAAAACTCAAAGTCACTGAATACTTCAGGAAATCGTGACAGAAAATTGTTTTTCAATAAGATGTACGAACAGATTGAAAATTTAAAACAGAATATATGA
- the rimM gene encoding ribosome maturation factor RimM (Essential for efficient processing of 16S rRNA): MRKEDCYLLGKITRRHGLAGNVILKLDTDQPELYNKLESIFVEINGLLVPFFIEKSSWSKLDALNIAFKNSSEALVDQSLGKNVYLPLASLPKLSGKQFYYHEIIGYNILDENDNDCGVIRSVNDQTAQVYFITNLDGKEVVIPMIKDWILEVDREERTIKMQLPEGLIDVFLVPSKKDE; the protein is encoded by the coding sequence ATGCGTAAAGAAGATTGCTATTTATTAGGAAAAATTACACGCAGACACGGACTTGCGGGGAATGTGATCCTTAAACTGGATACAGATCAACCCGAGCTTTACAATAAACTGGAATCAATATTCGTTGAAATCAACGGATTATTGGTTCCTTTTTTTATTGAAAAATCATCCTGGAGCAAGCTGGATGCTCTTAATATTGCTTTTAAGAATTCTTCTGAGGCCCTGGTAGACCAGTCTTTAGGTAAAAATGTGTATTTGCCGCTGGCTTCTTTGCCTAAGCTTTCCGGAAAACAATTCTACTACCACGAAATTATCGGGTACAATATTCTTGATGAAAATGATAACGACTGTGGTGTCATCAGATCTGTCAATGATCAGACCGCACAGGTATATTTCATCACCAATCTCGACGGCAAGGAAGTCGTTATTCCTATGATCAAAGACTGGATCCTGGAAGTCGACAGAGAAGAAAGAACCATCAAAATGCAGCTTCCGGAAGGTCTTATTGATGTATTTCTGGTTCCTTCGAAGAAAGACGAATAA
- a CDS encoding 30S ribosomal protein S16 produces the protein MSVKIRLQRHGKKGKPFFHIVVADSRSRRDGKFIEKLGTYNPITNPATIDLNVDSAVKWLNNGAQPTDTARAILSYKGALYKKHLQGGVAKGAFDEAEAEKRFNAWVEAKDAKVQGKVEGLTKAQADAKKAAFDAEAKVNESRIAAAAQAEADAKAAEEAANAPAEEVAEATEGEAPAAESTEENTEA, from the coding sequence ATGTCAGTAAAAATCAGATTACAAAGACACGGTAAAAAAGGGAAACCTTTCTTCCACATCGTAGTTGCAGATTCCAGATCAAGAAGAGATGGTAAATTCATCGAAAAATTAGGAACATACAACCCAATTACTAACCCTGCAACAATCGACTTAAACGTTGATTCTGCTGTAAAGTGGTTAAACAATGGTGCTCAACCAACTGATACGGCTAGAGCGATCCTTTCTTACAAAGGAGCACTTTACAAAAAACACTTACAAGGTGGTGTTGCTAAAGGTGCTTTTGACGAAGCTGAAGCTGAAAAAAGATTCAATGCTTGGGTAGAGGCTAAAGATGCTAAAGTACAAGGTAAAGTTGAAGGCTTAACTAAAGCTCAGGCTGACGCTAAGAAAGCTGCATTTGATGCTGAAGCTAAAGTAAACGAATCTAGAATCGCTGCTGCTGCACAGGCTGAAGCGGATGCTAAAGCTGCTGAAGAAGCTGCTAATGCGCCTGCTGAAGAAGTTGCTGAAGCTACAGAAGGAGAAGCTCCTGCTGCTGAATCTACAGAAGAAAACACGGAAGCTTAA
- a CDS encoding nitroreductase family protein, translating into MNKANVLKEIIEQRRSIFPKDYTEVKISQEIIDEILNSATFAPNHKRTKPWRFKIFKGEEKSKLASEMQAIYKSAQPEHLFLEKKYNDIGFKINKADAVVSIIVNFSGMVPEWEEIAAVSMAVQNMYLTCTANGVGSYWSSPKIVDHLKESLTIEENQKCLGLFYMGKLDQ; encoded by the coding sequence ATGAACAAAGCAAACGTTTTAAAAGAAATCATAGAGCAAAGAAGAAGCATCTTTCCAAAAGATTATACTGAAGTTAAAATTTCTCAGGAAATTATTGATGAGATTTTAAATTCAGCAACCTTTGCTCCTAATCATAAACGGACCAAGCCCTGGCGTTTTAAAATATTTAAGGGTGAAGAAAAATCAAAACTGGCTTCAGAAATGCAGGCGATCTATAAATCTGCACAGCCTGAACATCTGTTTTTAGAGAAAAAATACAATGATATAGGCTTCAAAATCAATAAAGCGGACGCTGTAGTTTCTATAATTGTGAATTTCAGCGGGATGGTTCCCGAATGGGAAGAAATTGCAGCTGTTTCGATGGCGGTGCAGAATATGTATCTTACCTGTACGGCAAACGGAGTAGGCTCATACTGGAGTTCACCAAAAATCGTCGACCATCTGAAAGAATCTTTAACGATCGAAGAAAATCAAAAGTGTCTTGGCTTATTTTATATGGGAAAACTGGATCAATAG
- a CDS encoding DoxX family membrane protein: protein MKFEMLRTNMLNQWIIIHLRYLVGFAFIPSGLIKLMGERFTAIPADNPVGYFFEALYQSGFYWNFLGLVQVIAGILLITQRYATPGALMFFAILTNIWIITLSLSFSGTWIITSLMMIAVLILLVWDHHKLLPLINRSSGYEFPEPSRIWMNAGVIYSICFTGICLLGNISKNSYANWGSVALILLVLVTFGLSNYRAYQSRKLISNA, encoded by the coding sequence ATGAAATTTGAAATGTTAAGAACGAACATGCTCAATCAATGGATTATTATCCACCTCCGTTATCTGGTGGGCTTCGCCTTTATCCCGTCGGGACTGATAAAACTGATGGGAGAAAGATTTACCGCAATTCCGGCAGATAATCCGGTAGGCTATTTTTTCGAAGCTTTATACCAGTCGGGCTTTTACTGGAATTTTCTGGGTCTGGTGCAGGTCATTGCCGGAATACTGCTGATTACGCAACGCTATGCTACTCCAGGCGCACTGATGTTTTTTGCCATCCTTACAAATATCTGGATCATTACCCTTAGTTTATCATTCAGCGGGACCTGGATTATTACTTCTTTAATGATGATAGCGGTATTGATACTGCTCGTCTGGGACCATCATAAACTGTTGCCTCTTATCAATCGTTCATCAGGATATGAATTTCCGGAGCCTTCCAGGATATGGATGAATGCAGGAGTGATATACAGTATTTGTTTTACGGGCATCTGTCTGTTAGGCAATATCAGTAAAAACAGCTATGCCAATTGGGGATCCGTGGCATTGATTTTACTGGTTCTTGTTACTTTTGGATTAAGTAATTACAGAGCATACCAGAGCAGGAAATTGATATCGAATGCCTAA
- a CDS encoding GreA/GreB family elongation factor yields the protein MEKIVFEKNNIRNYVKTVIAEKIQKLKNFIEFTLEASRDIKKTPKYDSMREEMQEEIYQMQRQLGALNDLRRNMAKVLNNSTERVQLGSLVVTNKARFYISVSLGEFFFEGDRFYAISPESPMAKKMMGMKPGDEFVLNNIYQKIVEVL from the coding sequence ATGGAGAAGATAGTATTTGAGAAAAATAATATAAGAAATTATGTAAAAACCGTCATTGCTGAAAAAATTCAGAAACTGAAAAATTTCATTGAATTTACCCTGGAGGCCAGCCGTGATATTAAAAAAACTCCGAAGTATGACAGTATGAGAGAGGAAATGCAGGAGGAAATATATCAGATGCAGCGTCAGTTGGGAGCCCTTAATGATCTTAGAAGAAATATGGCCAAAGTACTGAACAACTCTACAGAAAGGGTTCAGCTGGGTTCTCTGGTGGTTACGAATAAAGCCAGATTTTATATTTCGGTATCATTGGGAGAATTTTTTTTTGAAGGCGACCGGTTCTATGCCATTTCGCCCGAAAGTCCTATGGCTAAAAAAATGATGGGAATGAAACCAGGCGATGAATTTGTTCTGAATAATATTTATCAGAAGATCGTAGAAGTTTTATAA
- a CDS encoding SRPBCC family protein, with protein sequence MKAILKIFGLIILLIAIYAGIAMLAYGKEYHYEKSVVVNAPREKVWQNVHSMAAFNRWNPWMKLDRTMKITYTGKSGQVGDRYCWDSKNDEAGKGCQEIKELVLNEKQKTEMTFLKPFEGEATSEIILSSEGNSTKVTWTMDTEQDAMMKVMRPMMDYQMGKSYKEGLHNLKVLVENR encoded by the coding sequence ATGAAAGCAATTTTAAAAATTTTTGGACTAATTATCCTTTTGATTGCTATATATGCCGGTATTGCAATGCTGGCTTATGGCAAAGAATACCATTATGAAAAGTCTGTGGTGGTAAACGCTCCCAGGGAAAAAGTATGGCAGAACGTACATTCGATGGCAGCCTTTAACCGGTGGAATCCGTGGATGAAATTAGACAGGACCATGAAAATCACATATACCGGAAAATCAGGACAGGTGGGAGACCGGTATTGCTGGGACAGTAAAAATGATGAGGCCGGAAAAGGTTGTCAGGAAATAAAAGAACTGGTTTTAAACGAGAAGCAAAAGACAGAAATGACCTTTCTGAAGCCATTTGAAGGAGAGGCCACTTCCGAAATCATTTTATCATCAGAAGGAAATTCTACGAAAGTGACGTGGACTATGGATACCGAACAGGATGCTATGATGAAAGTGATGAGACCGATGATGGATTACCAGATGGGAAAATCTTATAAGGAAGGTCTTCATAACCTAAAAGTACTTGTGGAAAACAGATAA